A DNA window from Microcystis aeruginosa NIES-843 contains the following coding sequences:
- the pstC gene encoding phosphate ABC transporter permease subunit PstC: protein MANFSEPVESFDLSAANLNESPGTAGLFNRIFTILVWICAASGLIFLLWMAWIVFQDARPAINEFGWGFLWGTTWDVNVLKFGGLPFIFGSIVSSILALLLAIPLSVAVALTTSENYLPASVRYPIGFLVELIASIPSVIIGLWGIFVLIPVLKPLQEWLFQNFAWFPLFNTQPLGPSMLIAGVILAIMIVPTISAISRDVLLTVPPELRSASMALGATRWETIWRVLLPAASSGIIGAIILGLGRALGETMAVAMVIGNSSIITPSLLAPGYTIPAVLANTFPEAFEKIHIGALMYLALILFFITLAVNSVAALLVQFINRNR from the coding sequence ATGGCTAATTTTTCTGAACCCGTTGAGTCTTTTGATCTCTCGGCGGCCAATCTTAACGAAAGCCCCGGCACTGCGGGTTTATTCAATCGCATTTTTACGATTCTAGTCTGGATTTGTGCCGCCTCCGGTTTAATTTTTCTGCTGTGGATGGCCTGGATTGTTTTTCAGGATGCGCGGCCGGCGATCAATGAATTCGGTTGGGGATTTCTCTGGGGAACCACTTGGGATGTTAACGTCCTCAAATTTGGTGGTTTACCCTTTATTTTCGGTTCGATCGTTTCCTCGATTCTGGCTCTTTTATTAGCTATTCCCCTCAGTGTCGCCGTTGCTTTAACCACTAGCGAGAATTATTTGCCGGCAAGTGTCCGTTATCCCATCGGTTTTCTAGTGGAATTAATTGCCTCGATTCCCAGTGTAATTATTGGTTTATGGGGGATTTTCGTGCTAATTCCCGTGCTTAAACCCCTGCAAGAATGGTTATTTCAAAATTTTGCTTGGTTCCCTTTGTTTAATACCCAACCTTTGGGACCAAGTATGCTGATCGCCGGTGTGATCCTGGCGATCATGATCGTGCCGACCATTTCCGCTATCAGTCGCGATGTCTTGCTTACCGTCCCCCCCGAATTACGCAGCGCCTCCATGGCCCTAGGGGCGACTCGTTGGGAAACCATCTGGCGCGTGCTGTTGCCGGCGGCGAGTTCTGGCATTATCGGGGCGATTATCCTCGGTTTAGGGCGCGCTTTAGGGGAAACTATGGCGGTGGCCATGGTAATCGGTAACTCCTCGATTATTACTCCCTCCCTCTTGGCCCCCGGTTACACCATTCCCGCTGTACTAGCTAATACCTTCCCAGAAGCTTTTGAAAAAATCCACATCGGAGCTTTGATGTATCTAGCTTTGATTCTATTTTTTATTACCTTAGCCGTCAATAGTGTAGCGGCTTTATTAGTACAGTTTATCAACCGCAATCGTTAA
- the pstC gene encoding phosphate ABC transporter permease subunit PstC: MSAPTVSPDSNFKERPESEKILDKGFVGLTTAFAIAIGVILLLIALVIFIRALPAIQTFGLGFLTSSAWNPVRGREEFGVLPVIYGTLVSSLIALLIAVPLGIGSAIFLSEDFIPLNARTILVFLVQLLAAIPSVVYGLWGIFVLIPILRPLGNWLNGNFSWIPLFSTPLGGPGMLPAGVILAIMILPIIIAISRDSLAALPPDLRQASLGLGATRWETIFRVLIPAAFSGIVGGIMLALGRALGETMAVTMIIGNSNRISASILAPANTIASLLANQFAEASGMQVSALMYAGFVLLVLSLVVNIFAELIVNRVKAKY; encoded by the coding sequence ATGAGTGCGCCCACAGTTTCACCCGACTCAAATTTTAAAGAACGTCCAGAATCGGAAAAAATCCTCGATAAAGGCTTTGTTGGATTAACTACCGCCTTTGCCATCGCTATTGGGGTAATTTTGCTCCTAATTGCCCTAGTGATTTTTATTCGGGCTTTACCGGCGATTCAAACCTTTGGTCTGGGATTTTTGACCAGTAGTGCTTGGAATCCCGTGCGCGGTCGCGAAGAATTCGGAGTTCTGCCCGTTATCTACGGAACTCTCGTTAGTTCTCTGATTGCCCTCCTGATTGCTGTTCCCCTCGGTATCGGTTCAGCCATTTTTTTAAGCGAAGATTTTATTCCCTTAAATGCGCGGACAATTTTGGTTTTTCTCGTACAACTTTTGGCCGCTATTCCCAGTGTTGTTTACGGATTATGGGGTATCTTTGTATTGATTCCTATCCTCAGACCCCTTGGTAACTGGCTAAATGGTAATTTTAGTTGGATTCCTCTGTTTAGTACTCCTTTAGGGGGTCCTGGAATGTTACCGGCGGGGGTTATTTTAGCAATTATGATCCTGCCGATTATTATCGCTATCTCTCGCGACTCTTTGGCCGCTTTACCGCCGGATCTAAGGCAAGCTTCCCTAGGCTTGGGGGCCACCCGTTGGGAAACGATTTTTCGGGTATTAATTCCCGCCGCTTTTTCCGGGATTGTCGGGGGGATTATGTTAGCTTTAGGGCGCGCTTTAGGGGAAACCATGGCAGTAACGATGATTATCGGCAATTCTAACCGCATTAGTGCCTCTATTCTCGCCCCCGCTAACACGATCGCTTCCTTATTGGCTAACCAATTCGCCGAAGCATCGGGAATGCAAGTATCAGCTTTAATGTATGCGGGTTTTGTTCTCTTGGTTTTGTCCCTAGTAGTCAATATCTTCGCCGAATTAATCGTTAATCGCGTCAAAGCTAAGTATTAA
- the pstA gene encoding phosphate ABC transporter permease PstA: MDSANLGNNLKKKPSSPRSLLGTIMTVLSGLCLAVTVIPLFAVLGFVFVQGVGRLNANLFTKLPPPPGLGGGGIANAILGTIIVVALATAIAVPIGVLAAVYLSEFSGDNKLAQGVRFATNVLAGVPSIIVGVFAYGLLVAPLFGEGTALLGFSALAGSIGLAVLMLPTIIRTTDEALKIVPQDIRWAAMGLGAYNYQTVLKIVLPAAVPAILTGVTLAIARAAGETASLIFTALFSNFWPRGVFEPIATLSVLVFNFATAPFAPQQQLAWAGALILVLLVLVTNILSRLATRQKTY; this comes from the coding sequence ATGGATAGTGCGAATTTAGGCAATAATCTCAAAAAGAAACCGAGTAGTCCTCGATCGCTATTGGGGACAATTATGACCGTCCTATCGGGTTTATGTTTAGCCGTCACCGTGATTCCCCTTTTTGCCGTCCTAGGCTTCGTTTTTGTGCAAGGGGTAGGCCGTTTAAACGCCAATCTCTTTACCAAATTACCGCCACCGCCGGGGTTAGGAGGGGGAGGCATCGCTAACGCCATTTTAGGGACAATTATCGTCGTCGCCCTCGCCACAGCGATCGCAGTTCCCATTGGCGTTTTAGCGGCGGTTTATCTCTCGGAATTTAGCGGTGATAATAAACTTGCCCAGGGTGTGCGCTTTGCTACCAACGTTTTAGCGGGTGTCCCTTCGATTATTGTCGGGGTTTTCGCCTACGGTTTGCTAGTTGCCCCCTTATTTGGCGAAGGAACAGCCCTTTTAGGCTTTTCTGCCCTTGCAGGTTCGATCGGTTTAGCGGTGTTAATGTTACCCACTATTATTAGAACCACCGATGAGGCTTTAAAAATCGTTCCCCAAGACATCCGCTGGGCGGCCATGGGTTTAGGGGCCTATAACTACCAAACCGTCCTAAAAATCGTCCTTCCTGCCGCAGTTCCCGCTATTTTAACCGGTGTGACTTTAGCAATTGCTAGGGCCGCTGGGGAAACCGCCTCCTTAATTTTTACGGCATTATTCTCTAACTTTTGGCCCCGGGGTGTCTTTGAACCGATTGCCACCCTTTCGGTCTTAGTTTTCAACTTTGCTACTGCCCCTTTTGCCCCCCAACAGCAATTAGCTTGGGCAGGTGCTTTAATTCTGGTGCTTTTGGTGTTGGTAACTAACATTTTATCCCGTTTAGCTACGCGCCAGAAAACCTATTAA
- a CDS encoding ferredoxin--nitrite reductase, translating to MVQAPEKDGTTLNKFEKFKAEKDGLAIKDELDHFAQIGWEAMDKTDLEHRLKWVGVFYRPVTPGKFMMRLRVPNGILSSEQMRVLGEIVQRYGDDGNADITTRQNLQLRGIRIEDIPDIFQRLKSVGMTSVQSGMDNVRNITGSPMAGLDADELIDTRELVQKVQDMITNYGEGNYQFSNLPRKFNIAIEGGRDNSVHAEINDIAFVPAYKEGELGFNVVVGGFFSAKRCEAAIPINVWVRPNQEVVDLCRAILEVYRDNGLRANRQKSRLMWLIDEWGIEEFRTRVANQLGYPLATAAEKDAIDWEKRDHLGVFPQKQEGLSYIGFCVPVGRLFADDMFDLARIAEVYGSGELRLTVEQNVIIPNIAAENMPTLLSEPLLAKFTPNPTPLQRALVSCTGAQFCNFALIETKNRAVDLISQLDAELNIPRGVRIHWTGCPNSCGQPQVADIGLMGTKARKDGKTVEGVDLYMGGKVGKDAHLGSCVQKGIPCEDLKSVLTSILIEQFGATPKG from the coding sequence GTGGTACAAGCACCTGAAAAAGATGGAACAACTCTCAATAAATTCGAGAAATTTAAAGCCGAAAAAGACGGATTAGCCATTAAAGATGAACTAGATCATTTTGCCCAAATCGGTTGGGAAGCGATGGATAAAACCGATTTAGAACATCGCTTAAAATGGGTGGGGGTGTTTTATCGTCCCGTCACCCCGGGCAAATTCATGATGCGTTTGCGGGTTCCTAACGGCATTCTCAGCAGTGAGCAAATGCGCGTTTTAGGGGAAATCGTGCAGCGTTACGGTGATGATGGTAATGCCGATATTACTACTCGTCAAAACCTACAATTACGCGGTATTCGCATCGAAGATATTCCTGATATTTTCCAACGACTAAAATCCGTGGGTATGACTTCGGTACAATCGGGCATGGATAATGTCAGAAATATTACCGGTTCACCCATGGCGGGACTAGATGCGGATGAATTAATTGACACCAGGGAATTAGTCCAAAAAGTCCAAGATATGATTACCAACTACGGTGAAGGTAATTATCAATTTAGCAATCTGCCCCGCAAATTTAATATTGCCATCGAGGGGGGACGGGATAACTCCGTTCATGCGGAAATTAACGATATTGCCTTTGTTCCTGCCTATAAAGAGGGAGAATTAGGCTTTAATGTCGTGGTGGGCGGCTTTTTCTCGGCTAAACGCTGTGAAGCGGCAATTCCCATCAATGTTTGGGTGAGACCGAATCAGGAAGTGGTGGATTTATGCCGAGCAATTTTAGAAGTTTACCGCGATAACGGATTACGCGCCAATCGTCAAAAATCCCGTTTAATGTGGTTAATTGATGAGTGGGGAATTGAGGAATTCCGCACGCGGGTGGCTAATCAGTTAGGTTATCCCTTGGCAACGGCAGCCGAAAAAGATGCAATCGACTGGGAAAAACGGGATCATTTAGGAGTTTTTCCGCAAAAACAGGAGGGATTGAGCTATATCGGTTTTTGTGTTCCCGTTGGTCGTCTATTTGCCGATGATATGTTCGATTTGGCCCGGATTGCTGAAGTGTATGGCAGCGGAGAATTGCGTTTAACCGTGGAACAAAACGTGATTATTCCCAATATAGCGGCTGAAAATATGCCAACTCTTTTAAGCGAGCCTTTACTGGCTAAGTTTACCCCCAATCCCACTCCTTTGCAACGAGCGCTCGTTTCCTGTACGGGGGCGCAATTCTGCAATTTTGCCCTGATTGAAACCAAAAACAGGGCTGTGGACTTGATTAGTCAGTTAGATGCTGAATTAAATATCCCCCGGGGTGTGCGGATCCATTGGACCGGTTGCCCTAACTCCTGCGGACAACCCCAAGTGGCCGATATCGGTTTGATGGGGACAAAAGCGCGCAAAGACGGCAAAACCGTGGAGGGAGTTGACCTCTACATGGGGGGTAAAGTGGGTAAAGATGCCCACCTGGGAAGTTGTGTACAAAAAGGGATTCCCTGTGAAGACTTAAAATCGGTGTTAACCTCTATCCTCATCGAACAATTTGGGGCGACACCGAAAGGTTAA
- the pstS gene encoding phosphate ABC transporter substrate-binding protein PstS: MLSKNRTHLLTALSLATLTATLTACGGGDTAGTSGEGSNRIAQVPLQGEVALNGAGASFPAPLYQNWFVTINQLFSKLLINYQSTGSGAGVEQFIQGTIDFGASDVAMSDEDMARVSRGVLLLPMTAGSIVMAYNLPGVEGLKLSREAYVGIFLGTITRWNDAKIAADNPDLKLPNEEITVVHRADGSGTTGVFTKFLSAVSPEWKKSIGEGKAVQWPTKKGKFLGGRGNEGVTALIQQNQGSIGYIEYGFAKNNKLPMATLQNQAGQFVIPNETNAAATLATVELPENLRAFIVDPPGENSYPIVTYSWMLVYKKYNDPQKALAMEAMIEFGLNQGQEQSAALGYIPLPKNVRERVAAAADVIYPDYTINVD, translated from the coding sequence ATGCTCAGCAAAAACAGAACCCATTTACTAACAGCCTTATCCCTAGCGACTTTAACAGCGACTTTAACCGCTTGTGGGGGCGGTGATACGGCGGGAACCAGTGGAGAGGGAAGCAATAGGATCGCCCAAGTTCCTCTGCAAGGAGAGGTCGCCCTCAATGGTGCGGGCGCTTCTTTTCCTGCACCCCTATATCAAAACTGGTTTGTCACCATCAATCAACTATTTTCTAAACTACTAATTAACTATCAATCTACCGGTAGCGGGGCGGGAGTCGAACAATTTATTCAAGGTACGATCGATTTTGGCGCTTCCGATGTGGCCATGAGTGACGAGGATATGGCCAGAGTTAGCCGCGGGGTTTTACTGCTACCGATGACGGCGGGAAGCATCGTTATGGCTTATAATTTGCCCGGAGTAGAAGGGCTGAAACTAAGCAGGGAAGCCTATGTAGGCATCTTTTTAGGCACGATTACCCGTTGGAACGATGCCAAAATCGCCGCCGATAACCCCGATTTAAAACTACCCAATGAAGAAATTACCGTAGTTCACCGGGCAGACGGTAGCGGGACGACGGGAGTTTTTACTAAGTTTTTAAGCGCCGTTAGTCCCGAATGGAAAAAAAGTATCGGTGAAGGAAAAGCCGTACAATGGCCGACCAAAAAAGGTAAATTTCTCGGCGGTAGAGGAAATGAAGGTGTAACTGCCCTAATTCAACAAAATCAAGGCTCGATTGGCTATATCGAGTACGGTTTCGCTAAAAATAATAAGCTGCCCATGGCCACTTTACAAAACCAAGCCGGTCAATTTGTTATCCCCAATGAAACTAACGCCGCTGCCACCTTAGCCACGGTGGAATTACCCGAAAATCTGCGGGCTTTTATCGTTGATCCCCCGGGGGAAAATTCCTACCCCATTGTCACCTATAGTTGGATGTTGGTTTATAAAAAATACAACGATCCCCAAAAAGCTTTAGCTATGGAGGCGATGATCGAATTTGGACTCAATCAGGGACAGGAACAGTCCGCCGCCCTTGGTTATATTCCCCTACCGAAAAACGTCCGGGAACGAGTAGCCGCCGCTGCCGATGTCATCTATCCCGATTACACAATCAATGTGGATTAG
- a CDS encoding PstS family phosphate ABC transporter substrate-binding protein — protein MLGIFTQLSRPTKVVAIVLGTALILPACANINPQDLKPIKIDGSSTVAPITDKVLEDFKANTPNKALADVKIDANISGTGGGFRKFCAGETDINNASRPISVEELKECDANKVRFIELPIAFDALTVVVNPQNNWLDDISTRELKTIWEPAAENKIKRWNQINPAWTDRPITLHGPGKDSGTYDFFSDVINGKDASRGDFNFSEDDQALVNAVSQDPNALGYFGHAYYEQNRDKLKALKVNGIEPTRSNVEDSKYQPLSRPLFIYVNAQKAQENPALEKFVEHYLDRVPNLLDNIGYIPLPDEAYHLARVQLQKFEVGTVFEGKPQPNLTIGELLRKQAQFEAK, from the coding sequence ATGCTAGGAATTTTTACTCAGCTATCTCGTCCCACCAAAGTAGTGGCAATTGTCCTGGGTACTGCCCTAATTTTACCCGCCTGTGCCAATATTAATCCTCAAGACCTAAAACCAATTAAAATCGATGGTTCGAGTACCGTAGCACCAATTACCGATAAAGTTCTCGAAGATTTTAAAGCTAATACTCCTAACAAAGCTTTGGCTGATGTTAAAATTGACGCTAATATTTCAGGAACTGGCGGCGGTTTTAGAAAATTTTGTGCGGGAGAAACCGATATTAATAATGCTTCTCGGCCGATTTCTGTGGAAGAATTAAAAGAATGTGATGCTAATAAGGTCAGATTTATCGAACTACCGATCGCTTTTGATGCTTTAACCGTGGTAGTCAATCCCCAAAATAACTGGCTTGATGATATTTCCACCAGAGAATTAAAAACTATTTGGGAACCAGCAGCCGAGAATAAAATCAAACGTTGGAATCAAATTAATCCCGCTTGGACCGACCGACCGATTACCCTTCACGGGCCGGGTAAAGATTCCGGAACCTACGATTTTTTTAGTGATGTAATTAACGGCAAAGATGCCAGTCGTGGGGACTTTAATTTTAGTGAAGATGACCAAGCTTTAGTTAATGCCGTCAGTCAAGACCCCAACGCATTAGGCTATTTTGGCCATGCTTACTATGAACAAAATCGGGATAAATTAAAAGCTTTGAAAGTTAATGGTATTGAACCAACTCGCAGCAATGTCGAGGATAGTAAATATCAGCCTTTATCGCGTCCTTTGTTTATTTATGTTAATGCCCAAAAAGCCCAAGAGAATCCCGCTTTAGAGAAATTTGTCGAACATTATCTCGATCGAGTTCCCAATTTATTAGATAATATTGGTTATATTCCCCTACCGGATGAGGCCTATCATTTGGCAAGGGTACAGTTGCAAAAATTTGAGGTAGGAACGGTTTTTGAGGGCAAACCTCAACCCAATTTAACCATCGGGGAATTACTTCGTAAACAAGCCCAATTTGAAGCTAAATAG
- the pstS gene encoding phosphate ABC transporter substrate-binding protein PstS: protein MIFSTATLTRVCAVSFATAAALAGTMGEAFAQTLNGAGASFPAPLYQRYFADYKNATGVTVNYNSVGSGAGVRQFIAGTVDFGASDAAPSSSEKSQMKNGLLLVPTAGGAVAVVYNLPGVNNLQISRANLGKIFSGEITNWKQVDPKLPDRPIKVVVRADGSGTTEIFTSHLSAISSSFKSKVGTSKEPNWGFTVLKGPKNDGVAALVKQTEGSIGYVQDTFARKNEGATMRTARIQNKAGQFVEPSLAQANKAMEGIKFNADFTANVDDPSNGYPIVGITWLLVPKDYADNKKAAEIKRLLTWILTTGQGINNQLEFTRIPQSVTEKVLAEVNKIK, encoded by the coding sequence ATGATATTCTCAACTGCTACCCTAACTCGTGTGTGTGCTGTCTCCTTCGCCACGGCAGCGGCCTTAGCAGGGACGATGGGAGAAGCTTTCGCCCAAACCCTGAACGGTGCAGGAGCCTCCTTTCCCGCGCCCCTATACCAGCGTTATTTTGCCGACTATAAAAACGCCACCGGTGTCACCGTTAACTATAATTCCGTCGGTAGCGGTGCTGGTGTCCGGCAATTTATCGCCGGAACCGTCGATTTTGGGGCTTCCGATGCCGCTCCTTCCTCCTCGGAAAAAAGCCAGATGAAAAACGGTTTACTGCTAGTTCCCACCGCCGGAGGAGCCGTCGCCGTGGTTTATAATCTGCCCGGGGTAAATAACCTGCAAATTTCCAGGGCTAACCTCGGTAAAATCTTCAGTGGCGAGATCACCAACTGGAAACAAGTAGATCCGAAACTGCCCGACCGACCGATTAAAGTAGTGGTTAGGGCTGATGGTAGCGGTACTACCGAGATTTTTACCTCTCACCTGAGCGCGATTAGTTCTTCCTTCAAAAGTAAAGTGGGAACCAGCAAAGAACCTAACTGGGGTTTTACCGTTCTCAAGGGACCGAAAAATGATGGTGTGGCGGCCCTGGTTAAACAAACAGAAGGCTCGATCGGTTACGTTCAAGATACCTTTGCCCGCAAAAACGAAGGGGCAACCATGAGAACCGCCAGAATTCAAAATAAAGCCGGTCAATTTGTCGAACCCAGTCTCGCTCAAGCTAACAAGGCGATGGAAGGGATCAAATTTAACGCCGATTTTACCGCTAATGTAGATGATCCGAGCAATGGCTATCCGATCGTCGGGATTACTTGGTTATTAGTACCGAAAGACTATGCTGATAACAAAAAAGCGGCGGAAATTAAAAGACTGTTGACTTGGATTCTCACCACCGGTCAAGGAATCAACAATCAATTGGAATTTACCCGGATTCCTCAATCGGTGACAGAAAAAGTTTTAGCCGAAGTTAACAAAATTAAATAA
- the pstB gene encoding phosphate ABC transporter ATP-binding protein PstB: protein MYSTDVVTDAVLRTKNLNVYYGSNLAVRDVNLDIPEKKAVAFIGPSGCGKSTVLRCFNRMNDLVKSAKIEGKVTFRGQDIYGNSVNPIGLRSRIGMVFQKPNPFPKSIYENIAFGARLNGYIGDMDQLVEESLKKAVLWDDVKDKLKESGLALSGGQQQRLCIARAIAVKPEVVLMDEPCAALDPISTLKIEELIHELKTQYTIVIVTHNMQQASRVSDLTAFYNAEPTPKGGKVGYLVEYDRTEVIFQNPAQESTRDYVSGRFG, encoded by the coding sequence ATGTATAGTACCGATGTTGTTACCGATGCGGTTTTGAGAACCAAAAATTTAAATGTTTACTATGGTTCTAATCTCGCTGTTCGTGATGTTAACCTTGATATTCCTGAGAAAAAAGCGGTCGCTTTTATCGGTCCCTCTGGCTGCGGGAAAAGTACGGTTTTACGCTGTTTTAATCGCATGAATGATCTGGTTAAAAGTGCCAAAATTGAGGGAAAAGTTACCTTTCGCGGTCAAGATATTTATGGTAATTCCGTTAATCCTATCGGGTTACGCAGTCGTATTGGTATGGTTTTTCAGAAACCGAATCCTTTCCCTAAATCTATCTATGAAAATATCGCTTTTGGGGCGCGCTTAAATGGTTACATCGGCGATATGGATCAATTAGTGGAAGAATCTTTAAAAAAAGCCGTTCTCTGGGATGATGTTAAAGATAAACTCAAAGAAAGTGGTTTAGCTTTATCGGGGGGACAACAACAAAGGTTATGTATTGCCCGCGCTATTGCGGTTAAACCGGAAGTTGTTTTAATGGATGAACCCTGTGCGGCACTCGATCCGATTTCTACCCTAAAAATTGAGGAATTAATTCACGAATTGAAAACCCAATATACTATAGTTATTGTCACCCACAATATGCAACAAGCGTCGCGGGTTTCTGATTTAACGGCTTTTTATAATGCTGAACCGACCCCAAAAGGCGGTAAAGTAGGTTATTTAGTGGAATATGATCGCACCGAGGTAATCTTTCAAAATCCCGCTCAAGAGTCCACTAGAGATTATGTTAGCGGTCGTTTTGGTTAA
- the pstB gene encoding phosphate ABC transporter ATP-binding protein PstB: MLTNRTTQSTATVLKVDKANIYYGNYRAVRDVSINIPKNKVTAFIGPSGCGKSTILRCFNRLNDLIHGFRIDGKVFYHNQDIYSQEVDPVEVRKYIGMVFQRPNPFPKSIYDNVVYGARLNGYKGDLDELVETSLRRAALWEEVKDKLKESGFSLSGGQQQRLCIARAIAAQPEVLLMDEPCSALDPISTLKVEELMHELKERYTIIIVTHNMQQATRVADLTAFYNAEPTDKGGKIGYLVEFDHTDKIFGDPQEQATKDYVSGRFG, translated from the coding sequence ATGCTAACTAATCGCACTACCCAATCAACTGCAACCGTTTTAAAGGTTGATAAGGCTAATATTTACTATGGAAATTATCGAGCAGTACGAGACGTTTCGATCAATATTCCCAAAAATAAAGTCACCGCTTTTATCGGACCCTCTGGCTGTGGAAAAAGTACCATTCTCAGGTGTTTTAATCGTCTCAATGATTTAATTCACGGTTTTCGTATTGACGGCAAAGTTTTTTATCATAACCAGGATATTTACTCTCAAGAGGTGGATCCGGTCGAAGTCAGAAAATATATCGGTATGGTGTTCCAGCGCCCTAATCCTTTTCCCAAATCCATTTATGATAATGTGGTTTACGGAGCGCGCTTAAATGGTTATAAAGGCGATTTGGATGAATTAGTAGAAACTTCCCTGCGTCGGGCTGCTCTCTGGGAAGAAGTAAAAGATAAACTGAAAGAAAGCGGTTTTTCCCTATCGGGGGGACAACAACAAAGATTATGTATTGCTCGCGCTATTGCCGCTCAACCAGAAGTATTATTAATGGATGAACCCTGTTCGGCACTGGATCCGATTTCAACTTTAAAAGTTGAGGAGTTAATGCACGAGTTAAAAGAACGTTACACGATTATTATTGTTACTCACAATATGCAACAAGCTACTAGAGTAGCAGATTTAACGGCTTTTTATAACGCTGAACCCACCGATAAAGGTGGCAAAATTGGTTATCTAGTCGAGTTTGATCATACGGACAAAATCTTCGGTGATCCTCAAGAACAAGCAACTAAAGATTATGTTAGTGGACGTTTTGGCTAA
- the pstA gene encoding phosphate ABC transporter permease PstA — translation MSQGAFPEEDLQQPLSPWRHFFTNGLTGLAIALSAIAILPLFAILFQIVKEGLPGFNGQVFTSLPAPVGSDPSVPNGFANAIVGTLTMVGLAALGSIPLGILTGVFLSEFARGSKIGGILRFAIVVLSSTPSVIVGVFSFGVLVLTTKQFSAVAGAFALGVIMLPIIALTTEEALKLIPMSYRLGSSALGGSRFDTVFRIVLPAAIAPIMTGILLAVARAAGETAPLMFTALFSQFWQESLWSPTPALTVLIYNYASSPFPEQNSLAWTASLVLIILVLITSLLSRFVTRKRSN, via the coding sequence ATGAGCCAAGGAGCTTTTCCCGAAGAAGATTTACAGCAACCCCTGTCACCCTGGCGACATTTTTTTACCAACGGTCTCACGGGTTTAGCGATCGCTCTTAGTGCCATCGCCATTCTACCTTTATTCGCTATCCTCTTTCAAATTGTCAAAGAAGGTTTACCCGGATTCAATGGGCAAGTTTTCACCTCTTTACCCGCCCCAGTTGGCTCTGATCCCAGTGTTCCCAACGGTTTTGCCAATGCGATCGTGGGTACTTTAACTATGGTCGGTTTAGCGGCTTTAGGCAGCATACCTCTGGGGATTCTCACCGGGGTTTTCCTCTCGGAATTCGCTCGGGGTTCCAAAATTGGCGGCATTCTGCGCTTTGCGATCGTGGTGTTGAGTAGTACCCCTTCCGTCATCGTCGGGGTGTTTTCCTTCGGGGTTTTGGTGTTAACTACCAAACAATTTTCCGCCGTGGCGGGGGCCTTTGCTTTGGGGGTGATTATGTTGCCCATCATCGCTTTAACCACGGAAGAGGCCCTAAAACTAATACCTATGTCCTACCGTCTCGGTTCCTCCGCTTTGGGGGGTTCCCGTTTCGATACGGTATTTCGCATTGTCCTACCAGCAGCGATCGCACCGATTATGACCGGGATATTATTAGCGGTGGCCCGGGCCGCTGGAGAAACCGCTCCCTTAATGTTTACGGCTTTATTTAGTCAATTTTGGCAAGAAAGTCTTTGGTCGCCCACACCGGCTTTAACGGTGTTGATTTATAACTACGCTAGTTCCCCCTTTCCTGAACAAAATTCCTTGGCTTGGACAGCTTCTTTAGTCCTAATTATCTTAGTTTTAATTACTAGCCTTCTCTCCCGTTTTGTCACTCGTAAACGCTCAAATTAA